The following are encoded in a window of Salmo trutta chromosome 9, fSalTru1.1, whole genome shotgun sequence genomic DNA:
- the LOC115200282 gene encoding B-cell linker protein isoform X1: MHSEMTDLDSLDTNNNKSFFGKFKNLQSGPPAPPKRIENNAGYGGWPEDEFDEEDGDTYEAPPCERPAMTVPSRHVEENLYLERTSERSNPVLTKRQAAPPPRPAKMVPMGKALKQQPHPEEFYIDPNTKKPPEIDRKEKPGKRSTPKKFASSPPPAEEDVYLDPNEGQEDSDDLYLEPTAACPPAPRGPMRMPLPPKTAATPPPMPIKPPVPRAKSSSLLVNEAKTAPPPDIRRSMFPGKLPPPTLGIKPPLPASLKEPKPSPPPPPVVHSTAAVSPPGMKTTMQEKEWFAGNCDRKTAEDFLLQINKDGAFLIRHSSAQNARQPYTLAVLYRQKVYNIPIRFLEEMRGYALGKEGKKNEEFFCSLQEIISHHKNNQLLLIDSKSQAKHTTYLTHPACP, translated from the exons AGTTTCTTTGGAAAATTTAAGAACCT ACAAAGTGGGCCTCCAGCTCCACCCAAAAGGATAG AGAACAATGCGGGGTATGGTGGGTGGCCAGAAGATGAGTTT GATGAGGAGGATGGGGACACATATGAGGCGCCCCCCTGTGAGCGACCCGCCATGACGGTTCCTTCCAGACATGTGGAGGAGAACCTCTATTTGG AGAGGACGTCAGAGCGGTCCAATCCTGTTCTCACCAAAAGGCAGGCAGCTCCACCCCCAAGGCCAGCCAAGATGGTGCCCATGGGCAAAGCATTG AAACAGCAGCCTCACCCTGAGGAGTTCTACATTGACCCCAACACCAAGAAAC cGCCTGAGATAGATAGGAAGGAGAAGCCAGGGAAGAGGTCTACTCCTAAGAAGTTTGCCTCTTCCCCACCACCTGCAGAGGAAG ATGTCTACCTGGATCCTAATGAAGGACAG GAAGACAGTGATGACCTGTATCTGGAGCCCACAGCGG CTTGTCCCCCTGCTCCTCGTGGGCCCATGAGGATGCCCCTCCCACCCAAGACAGCAGCCACCCCTCCCCCCATGCCCAT AAAACCTCCAGTGCCCAGAGCCAAGTCT AGTTCTTTATTGGTCAATGAGGCAAAGACAG CTCCTCCCCCTGATATCAGGCGCTCCATGTTCCCTGGCAAACTGCCCCCACCCACCCTGGGCATCAAACCCCCCCTCCCTGCATCACTAAAGGAACCCAAACCAAG ccctcctccccctcctgttGTACACTCTACTGCAGCAG TTTCTCCCCCTGGTATGAAGACGACCATGCAG GAGAAAGAGTGGTTCGCTGGAAACTGCGATAGAAAGACTGCCGAGGACTTCTTACTGCAGATCAACAAG GACGGGGCATTCCTGATACGTCACAGTTCAGCCCAGAATGCCCGTCAGCCCTACACACTGGCTGTCCTATACCGACAGAAGGTCTATAACATCCCCATCCGCTTCCTGGAGGAGATGCGCGGCTACGCCCTCGGAAAGGAGGGCAAGAAGAAcgaggag tttTTCTGTAGTCTTCAGGAGATCATCTCTCACCACAAGAATAACCAACTGCTGCTGATCGATAGCAAGAGTCAGGCCAAGCACACCACATATCTCACTCACCCAGCTTGTCCATAA
- the LOC115200282 gene encoding B-cell linker protein isoform X2: MTTSFFGKFKNLQSGPPAPPKRIENNAGYGGWPEDEFDEEDGDTYEAPPCERPAMTVPSRHVEENLYLERTSERSNPVLTKRQAAPPPRPAKMVPMGKALKQQPHPEEFYIDPNTKKPPEIDRKEKPGKRSTPKKFASSPPPAEEDVYLDPNEGQEDSDDLYLEPTAACPPAPRGPMRMPLPPKTAATPPPMPIKPPVPRAKSSSLLVNEAKTAPPPDIRRSMFPGKLPPPTLGIKPPLPASLKEPKPSPPPPPVVHSTAAVSPPGMKTTMQEKEWFAGNCDRKTAEDFLLQINKDGAFLIRHSSAQNARQPYTLAVLYRQKVYNIPIRFLEEMRGYALGKEGKKNEEFFCSLQEIISHHKNNQLLLIDSKSQAKHTTYLTHPACP, translated from the exons AGTTTCTTTGGAAAATTTAAGAACCT ACAAAGTGGGCCTCCAGCTCCACCCAAAAGGATAG AGAACAATGCGGGGTATGGTGGGTGGCCAGAAGATGAGTTT GATGAGGAGGATGGGGACACATATGAGGCGCCCCCCTGTGAGCGACCCGCCATGACGGTTCCTTCCAGACATGTGGAGGAGAACCTCTATTTGG AGAGGACGTCAGAGCGGTCCAATCCTGTTCTCACCAAAAGGCAGGCAGCTCCACCCCCAAGGCCAGCCAAGATGGTGCCCATGGGCAAAGCATTG AAACAGCAGCCTCACCCTGAGGAGTTCTACATTGACCCCAACACCAAGAAAC cGCCTGAGATAGATAGGAAGGAGAAGCCAGGGAAGAGGTCTACTCCTAAGAAGTTTGCCTCTTCCCCACCACCTGCAGAGGAAG ATGTCTACCTGGATCCTAATGAAGGACAG GAAGACAGTGATGACCTGTATCTGGAGCCCACAGCGG CTTGTCCCCCTGCTCCTCGTGGGCCCATGAGGATGCCCCTCCCACCCAAGACAGCAGCCACCCCTCCCCCCATGCCCAT AAAACCTCCAGTGCCCAGAGCCAAGTCT AGTTCTTTATTGGTCAATGAGGCAAAGACAG CTCCTCCCCCTGATATCAGGCGCTCCATGTTCCCTGGCAAACTGCCCCCACCCACCCTGGGCATCAAACCCCCCCTCCCTGCATCACTAAAGGAACCCAAACCAAG ccctcctccccctcctgttGTACACTCTACTGCAGCAG TTTCTCCCCCTGGTATGAAGACGACCATGCAG GAGAAAGAGTGGTTCGCTGGAAACTGCGATAGAAAGACTGCCGAGGACTTCTTACTGCAGATCAACAAG GACGGGGCATTCCTGATACGTCACAGTTCAGCCCAGAATGCCCGTCAGCCCTACACACTGGCTGTCCTATACCGACAGAAGGTCTATAACATCCCCATCCGCTTCCTGGAGGAGATGCGCGGCTACGCCCTCGGAAAGGAGGGCAAGAAGAAcgaggag tttTTCTGTAGTCTTCAGGAGATCATCTCTCACCACAAGAATAACCAACTGCTGCTGATCGATAGCAAGAGTCAGGCCAAGCACACCACATATCTCACTCACCCAGCTTGTCCATAA